The sequence TGATCTCCGGCGCCACCTCGCGGGGGCATTTGCCCCGCAGGTCTGCCAGACCTTGTTCCGTCACCACCACCTTGACGTCGTGCTCGGAGTGGTCGAAATGGGTGACGAATGGCACGATGCTGGAGATTTTGCCGCCCTTGGCGACGGAGGGCGTGACAAAAATGGACAGGTACGCGTTGCGCTCGAAATCGCCACTGCCACCGATGCCGTTCATCAGGTGCGTGCCCATCACGTGGGTGGAGTTCACATGACCATAAATGTCCGCTTCCAGGGCGGTGTTGACGGCGATGACACCCAACCGGCGGATTATTTCCGGATTGTTGGACATCTCCTGCGGACGCAACAGGATGTGGCGCTTGTACCGGGCGAGGTCCTGATGAAACCGCTTCTCGCCTTCGGCCGACAGCGTGATGGAAGTGCCTGAGGCGAAGACGACCTTGCCGGCATCGATCAGGTCCAGCACCGAATCCTGAATGACTTCGGAATAGAACTCCATGTTCTGGAATTCGGAGTTGAGGAATCCTTGCAGCACCGCGTTGGCCACCCCGCCCACGCCCGACTGCCACGGCAGGCCCCGGGGCATCCGACCGGAGCGGATCTCATGGGTGATGAAATCGATGATCAGTTCGGCGATTCGTTTTTCCGCATCGCTGCAGGGGGTGAAGGAGCCGTGGCTGTCCGGCTTGTCCGAGACGACAATGTGGCGGATGCGATCGACGTCCGTGACCATGTAAGGCCGGCCGATCCGGTTGGACGCTTTCACGATGGGGATGGGCTGCCGGTCGGGCTGGTCCTGGGGCACGTAGATGTCGTGGATCCCTTCCAGTTCCAGCGGGTGCGTTGTGTTCAGCTCCACGATGATTGTTTTGGCGAGCCGGCACAGCGTGGGGGAGATGCCGACGCTGGTCGTGGGGACGAGGTGGCCCTCCTCGGTGATGGCATGGGCTTCGATCACGGCCACGTCGATGGGGCCAAAGTAGCCGTAGCGGATCTCCGAGGACACATGGCTCAGGTGCTGATCGTAGAACCGGGTTGCCCCGGCGTTGATCTGGTCGCGGAGCTTCTTGTTGGACTGGTAGGGCATTCGGCGGTCGATGGCGCCCACCTCCGCCAGTGCTCCATCCAACTCGTCGCCAACGCTGGCGCCGGTGAACAGGTTGATGCGCGTCTTCTCACCGGTGCGTTTGATCCGCTCGGCCAAGGCTTTGGGTACCAGCTTGGGGTAGCCGGCCGGGGTGAAGCCGCTGCACCCGACATTCATGCCGTTCTGAATGAGATCGGCGGCTTCCTCCGCTGTGGTGATCTTGTCCGACAGTTTGGGATGACGAATTCGATTTTTCATCGCACGATTCTCCTGGCTGTGAAGGTACTTTCATGTGATGGATTCCAACTTGCGGATGACCACCCGCTTGCCGGCGGCGCCCACCACCTCGACGGTGTCGCCGAGGGCGACGGAGCCGGGCTTTTCCGGCAGGCCGATCCAGTCGGCGCCCTCGCAATGGAGCATGAAGAGTCCGGCGTGCGGATCGACGATGTCTTGAAGCCGGCCGGTGCGGCCGACGATGGCCTGGATCTTCGGATCGTCCGCCGGCCGGATGCACCGCCGGAACAGCCAACGGGTGAACGGTTCCAGAATCAGCACGCCGCCAGCCACGGCCAGCCACTGGCACCAGGTGGGGGCGCGCAGGTGCGCGGCGGCCGATGCCAGCAGGCACCCCCCGATCAGCGGCAGCAGCGGCCGGAAGCGGGTCACCAGGTAGAAAATCAGCAACAGGATGGCGGGAACCAGCCAGTACCAGTGGGTCATGTATCCTTCCCTGAAATCATCCAAATGATCGGCGTGTGGCTTGTCCGACGGCAGTCACACACACAAGGCTGCCCGGACTGCGGCCGGCGCTTATGAGATGAACTCAACGTCTCGAGGCATCTTGAGCTCGAAGGTCTTGTCCTTCACCTTCTTATTAATTTCGATCTTTCGGAACTGAATATCCGTGTAGTCGCCGTTGGGTTCCTCGATTCGCTGGCGGGCCGGAATGCCGGTGCCGGCCTCGATCCACAGGTTCAGGCTCTTGAAATACGACTTCAGCTTCGGGCTTTTCGGGTACAGCGTAAGCACGTGGTAGACCATCTTCCCTTCCACTTCATCGTGGAGGTAGGTGATGTCGAAATTGCTCTTGAGATCATCCACCGAAGTGCCGATGCCGAAGTTGGCATAACGCGCCTGCGATTCGTCGATCTTTCTCCTGACCGCCTGGTTTTTTTTGGGGTAGAACACCAGGATCTCCCGGGGAGTGACCAGCAGGATGGTTTTGCGGGGTTCCTCGATCTCCTTTTTCAGGTAAATCCCGTCGGTTTCTTTCTTGAAGTAAAATTTCCCTTTTTCGAGCTCGTCGTATTCCTGAATGATGTTGAGGTATTTGCGCTGGATGATGTCGGCCTGGAACGTGCGCAGCACCTTGTTAAGCTGATTGAGCTTTCGCAGCACCCGATCGAGTTTGGCGCTGTCGCCCGCGGCGGCTGAGGGAACGCTCAGCGTCGCAAACAGGAACAGCAAGCCGGTCAGAACCATGCGTTTCATCTGTGGCCTCGAGACTACCCGATGAGGTGGAGGTGGGCGGCCGGCGGATGAGTGACGGCCGGGGTCGGCTTGGCCCGCCGCTCGAAGCAGCTGTGCGGCACCAGGAAGATGAACAACAGGATGAGTATGACGATGATGTCGTAGGCAATGCTGCCGCGCTCATACTTCCACAGGAAAATATTGTGCAACAGACTTTTGATTCTGCCCATGCCGTACGCCCGTCGCTCAGCGACTGAAGATGTCCTCGTGTTCCACGAGGAGTTCGCTACGGGGCTGCCGCAGGATCTGGCCGTCCCGCATCTCCACAATCCGATGCGCGTACGACGCCGCTTCGGAGTTGTGGGTGATCATGACCACGGTCTGGTTGAACCGGAGATTGAGATCCCGGAGCATCGTCAGGACGATCTGCGAATTCACGGTGTCGAGGTTGCCGGTGGGTTCGTCTGCGAGGATGAGAGCGGGCCGGTTGATGAGCGCCCGGGCGAGGGCCACGCGCTGCTGTTCGCCGCCCGACAGCTCCAGCGGTTTGTGGTCCATCTTGTCCTGAAGGCCCAGGATGCCGAGAATCTCCTCCACGGTGTGGGTGTCGAACGTCCCGTTGCCGCGGATCTGGCGCGCCAGCTGGAGATTTTCCCGGGCGGAGATTGTTGAAAACAGATTGAATCGCTGGAACACAAAACCGATCTTGGCCCGGCGGATCTCGGTCCGCTCGCGGTCTGAGCAGTCGGCCAGGTTCCGGTCCTCGATCAGGACGTCGCCGGATGTCGGACAGAGCAGGCCGCCCATGATGTGCAGCAGGGTGGATTTGCCACAACCCGACGGCCCCATGATGGCGATGAATTCCCCGCGTCTGATCTGCAAATCGACTCCGCGCAGTGCCGGTACGTCCACCTTGCCGATGCGGTAAATTTTGGTCAGTTTGCGGATAGTGACGATATCTTGCATCAATCCAATCCGGTGAAAACGTAACAAACCAGTATATTTTGATTTGCCCGCCTGTTCAAGGTGAAAGGCAGGCACGCGCTTTATTCGTACATCAGCGCTTCGACGGGATCCTGGCGGGCGGCCCGGTAAGCGGGATAGGTGGACCCGAAGATCCCGCTCGCCAACGCGATGAGCGCCACGTAGATGATCCACTCCAGCCGAATCTCGAACGGCAGCGACGGGTACAACACGTGCAGCACCCGCGTCGCCAGGAAGGTGAGCACCAGCCCGACACCGACGCCGACGACGGTGAGCAGCATCGACTCCTTCAGGATCAGGTTGACGATGTAACCCTTCGAAGCGCCCAGCGATTTCAGGATGCCGATTTCGCGGGTGCGTTCGGTGATGGTGGTGTACATGGTGAGCAGGATCACCAGGAAGCTGATGAGGACCGCGCTGACGATGATCGCCGCGGTGAACTCCTTGAGGCCGGGCAGGTTCGAGGCCATGACCTTGTAAATGTCCGAGGCCCGCGTCACGTTGTAGCCTTTGAACGGATCGACGCGGAGCAGGTGCTGGTAGACCGGCTCGATCCGGGAGTCCGAGTCGCATTTGATATAGAAGATGGAGACCTTTTCCTTCGAATCGTTCAGGTCCTGCAGCGTTTCCAGCGGCACCAGGATGCGGGCGGCAATGCCCGCCTTGAAAATGCCTACAATCGTGAAGGTGTGGTTCAGGATGTTCAACGTGTCGCCAAGCTTGGTGTGGTGGGATTGCTGGTATACATCGTCCACGATGCACTCGAATGGAGCCTGGAACAGGCGGCCCTGCAAGACTATGATGCCGTCACCGCTCACTTGGTTGAAGGAATGGGGATCGATGCCGAAAATCAGCGAGAAACTCTGCTTGGAAAACTGATGGAGCATGGGGGAAACATGCCGGATGCCATCGACTTCCAGCAGTTTGTCCTTGATCCGGATGGGCATGGTGGCGTTATTGAGGGCCAGCAGGAGCGAGGAGCCGGGAGGTTGAAACAACAGATCCGCCTTGATGTTTTGCGTGCGGTACGCCGAATCCTTCAGCATGCCCTGGGTCAGCCCGACGAACAGCAGAATCATCACCACACCCAGGCTGACCGCCAGGATGCTGACGATGGTCCGGGTGGGACGCTTCTTGACGTTGGCGATGATCAGGCCCACGGGCACCTCATGACTTGGGGGATATCTGTTCCACCGTGGCGTCGTCCGGAACGCTCAAGGCGAACATCTGGTCATTGAGCGGCGCATCGACTTCCAGCCGTTTGACCGAGAAGTCCACCCGATAGCCCTCGCGCGGGCGATAGAGCCGGATCTCCGCGGGGAACTCGCCGGAGGTGAACGGGCGGTGGGGGCCGTAGCTCACCTCGCTGACCGGTGCTCCGTCGGGGGCGTACAGGACCTTCTTGCGGATGCTGAGGCTGGAACGTTCCAGCCAGATTTTCTGGAGCACCAGCGGCGCGCCACCCGTGACGTCCAGCTCATGGATCACGTAGTACCGCTCGACGGCGGTGTCTTCCTGGGTGACGGCCAGGCGGGAGTCCGGCTTGAGCCGTTGATGGAAAAATGTCTGGGTGATGTGCCAGGGGCGCAGCTGGGACAAGTTGTAGCGGGGTGAGCGCTCGTCGGCAGCCGGTTCCTGGGGCAGGGCGGCGAGGTCATCGCCCATGACGCCCCGGTACAGGGTGTTGCGGCGGGGATACCAGATCTCAAACTGGGCTCCCCGGGCCACGACGTCCAGGGCGGTGGTCTTGATCATGGGGAGGTGGATCTGCAGCCGGAGGTCGCCCTGCCGGTTGACGATCATCACCGCGTCGGCGGACGGCAGTTTCTCGCGTTTCTGTCGGGTTGCGGATTCGGCGGAGAAGGTCAACTCCGCTTTCCGGATCAGCAGCGTGCTGGGCGCACCACAGAGCCGGTCGAACCGGGCCAGAAGCTCCTCCCGGCTCAGCGTCTGGGCCTGCTGGAACGCAGGGCTGACCCGCACGGTTTCCTTGTGCACGCCACACGCGCCGGTAGCCATAGCGGCGGCCAGGGCCAGGCCGGCCGATGCGGTTCTCAGGTGATGCTGCCAGCTGCGGTTCAAGGCGTTCCGCCCTCCAAAAAATCCAGAGAAATCTATCAGAAAGGGCCTTCCGAGTCAAGGTTTACGCTGGATTTCACCCCTGTTTCTGGTAAAATCGAGGCCATTGAAGGCGGGGGAGTCATGAATCGTTCCCAACAAAAGAAATTCCGCGAACTGCTCGGGTTCCTGCTGCTGTTTCTGGTTTTCCTGTTCGGGCTGGCCCTCGTCTCGTACAGCCCTGAGGATGCGTCGCTCAACGTCAGCACCACCCTGAGCCAGTCGCGGAATTTCATCGGCCGTACCGGCGCCTGGATCAGTGATTTCTGCTGTCATCTGTTCGGATACGGCGCCGTCCTGCTGGCCCTGCCGGTGGTCTTCCTGGCGGTCCGGATGATCCGGAGCCGGGAGATGGCGGGGCTGTTCGTCCAGTGGTTGGGGACCGTGGTGCTGATGGCGGCCGTATGCGGGCTGCTGGACCTGCTGTTCTCCACGCCGGTGGGATTGGCCAATTTCACACCGGGCGGCATCCTCGGCGGCACGCTGAAGCACTTTCTGGTGTACTACCTGAACACGGGCGGCGCCGCTCTGCTGCTTGGCGCCTGCCTCCTGGCCGGGCTCCTGCTGCTCACCCCAAGGACTCTGGGCGAGCTCTTCGGTCGAATCGGTGGTTTGTTCCGGCGACAGTCCGCGGCCGGCCCGGAGCAGCCGGACGAGGCTGACTCCGACGCTTCGGCACCCAAGGCCGAAACGAAGTCGTTCTCTCCGGCGGAGACCGAACCGGTCCAGCGGCGCGGCGCTCCTGAACCGGAGACTGTCGCCGGCGACGCCCGGACGGAGGAGGCGGCGACCGCGGGCGGTGACGCGCGGGCCGCGGCGGCCAAACCCGGGTTCCGAATTCCCATCACCCCGCTTGAGTTCACCGAAGAGGCGGGGCCCGAACCGGACGTGCACACCAGCAACCGCCGCCAGATCGGACGCTTCCGCCTGCCGCCGTTCTCCCTCCTCGAGCGCGCCGACAGCGTGGCCAAGATCAGCGAAACCGAGCTGATGGAAAAGGCTCAGCAGATCATCCGCAAGTATCAGGAGTTCGGCATCGAGGGGGCCATCGATGCCATCCATCCGGGGCCCGTGGTCACCCTCTTCGAGTTCAAACCCGCACCCGGCGTCAAGTACAGCAAGATGATCTCCCTGGTGGACGACTTGTGCCTGGGACTCCGGGCGGAGTCGATCCGGATCGACCGCATCCCCGGCAAGTCCACCGTCGGTATCGAGGTGCCCAACTCCCAGCGGCAGACCATCCACATCCGCGAGGTCATCGAGTCGAAGGAAGTCCAGAACTCCCGCTCCCGGCTCACGCTGGCCCTGGGCAAGCGGATCAACGGCGACGTTTTCGTCACCGACCTGATGAAGATGCCCCACCTTCTGGTGGCCGGGGCGACGGGTTCGGGCAAGAGCGTGGGCCTGAACACCATGATCACCTCCATCCTGTATCGGGCCACTCCGGACGAGGTCCGGTTCATCTTCATCGATCCGAAACGGCTGGAACTGGGGGCGTACGCCGACATCCCCCATCTCCTGACCCCCATTGTCACCGATGCCAAGCTTGCCGCCAACACGCTGCTGTGGGCCGTCCATGAGATGGAGGAGCGGTACAAGCTGCTGGCGAAATACTCCGTGCGGGAGATCGATGGTTTCAACCGGCTGTGCCTGGAAAACGAGGACCTCGATCCGCTCCCCATGATCGTCATCGTCATCGACGCGTTGGCCGAGCTGCTCAGCGTGGCGTCCAAGGAGGTGGAGTTGTGCCTCCAGCGGCTGGCCCAGATGGCCCGGGCGGTGGGCATTCACCTGATCATCGCCACCCAGCGTCCGTCGGTGGAAGTGGTGACCGGCGTGATCAAGGCGAATTTCCCCTCGCGCATCTCCTTCCGGCTCCTGTCGCGGCACGACTCCAAGACCATCCTGGACACCATCGGTGCCGAGCATCTCCTGGGCAAGGGCGACATGCTGTTCCTGCCGCCCAATTCGGCCAAGCTCATCCGCGTGCACGGCGCGTTCGTCTCCGAAGAGGAGACCAAGAAACTGGTGGACTTCCTCAAAGGGCAGGGAGAGCCGAGCTACACCGAGCTTCTCACGCCGGAGGCGGACAGCGCCGAAGACTCGGACAACGGCAACGGTCTGGGCGACGATCCGCTGTTTGACGAGGTGGCCCGATTCGTGGTCAAGAACCGCAAGGCGTCCACCTCGGTGCTCCAACGCCGTTTCCGCATCGGCTATGGCCGGGCGGCTCGCCTGATGGATATCCTCGAGGAAGAGGGCATCATCGGACAGTCGATCGGCAGCCGGCCCCGCGACGTCTTGGTACCCCCCGACTATTTCGACTCGGTCAGCGAAACCCAGAACCCCGAAGCCTGACAACTCTGGATCAGCGCGAGTGCACCCAGACGGTGCCGCCGGCATGCCGCCGCATGGGATCTGGCCGCCCGGGCGGGAACCGTCCGCGCCTTGCGGCGTAATAGAAGCTGACAATTCATTGCGGAGAGCGGGAGGTGCTCCATGAAACGGTTGATTGTGTTGACGGCGGTGGCCCTGATCACGGTGGCGGCTGTGCCGGTGTTTGCCGGACCGCCGGATGATGGCGACCGGCAAGTGTACGTACATGTGTCCGGCGACGCCAGCCGGGCTTTTCTGGGAGTCAACCTGCGCGATCTGAACGCGAAGGAACTCGATGAGTGGAAGGAACCGGACGATCTGGGGGCCTACGTGGTGAAGGTGACGGCCGATTCGCCGGCGGCCAAAGCCGGCTTGGCGGAGGGGGACATCATCATGCGGTATGCCGGAATCCCGGTGCTCGGCGTCACCCATCTGACCGGCTTGGTCCGCGCGACTCCTCCCGGCAAGACGGTGAGCATCGAGATCGCCCGCGGCGGCAAGCGCCAGACCCTTCAGGCGACCCTGGGCAAGCGGGACGGCGATTACTTCGTCGGCGTGCCCGGCGAGTCTTTATTCACCATCCCGGAAATGCCCAAACGAATACCGGATGAATTTAAGGATTACAACCGCACCTTGCGGCAGTATTTTGTGACGCGCCGGCCCCGGTTGGGTATCTTCTACGATGACCTGACCGATCAGCTCGCCAAGTTTTTCGGTGTGCCTGAAGGCAAGGGTGTGCTCATCACCTCGGTGGCCGAGGATTCGCCGGCCGCAAAGGCCGGCTTGGCGGCCGGTGACGTCATTGTGGCGATCGGCGATTCGAAGGTGACGGATTCCAGCGACCTGATGCGGGCCCTGTCCGGAGAGGAAGACGATGGAACGTTGGCGGTCAAGATATACCGGAAAGGAAAGGCCATGGATGTGCGCGTCACACTGGATGATGACAAACCCGAGCTTCCGAAAGCCCGGAAGCTGTCTGTCTGAACCGTCCCCCGATTGACGGGCATAAAAAAACCCACCCCGAGGGGTGGGTTTTTCATTTTCCAGAGACGGATCAGAAGATCTTTTTCTTCTTCTTTTCCTCTTCCGCCTGCAGCTTCTTTTTCAGGATCAGCGACTGGGCGGCCAGACGGTCGGCCTTGAGAGTGTAATCGTCCTTGAGCGCCTGGTCGTCCACGAGCATGGCCTTCTTGCGGTAGCACAGGTTAAGGAAGCTCATGGCGTCGGCGTAGTTCGGATCGATCTCCATGGCCTTCTGCAGGGAGGTGATACCTTCCTCGATGACTTGGTCGGCCTTGGCCTTGTCCTCGGGAGTCATGTTAGGCACATTCTCTCCGTTGGGCCCGGTGGACTGGTTGACGATGTTCCAGTCGATGACCCCGATGCCGTATAGAGGCACGGGATTGTTGGGTTCCAGCTCGATGCGCTTGCGATACCAGGTTTTCGATTTTTCGTACTCGTTCATTGCGTTGTAAAGGCTGGCAATGCTCTGGATCGCATTCACGTTGTCGGGACTGTATTCCAGCACTTTCTCGAAGGTCTTGATCGCCATGTTGGCCGTCTTGAGGTTGCGGTCGGTGAAGAGGTTGGGCACGTACTGTTGCATGTAGGAAGTAGCCAGGTATTCGTAGGCGATGTGGAGATCGGGGTCCAGTTCGATGGCCTTCTGAAAATTGGTGGCGGCTTCTTCGTACGATTTGTTCTTGAAGGCTTTGACGCCCTTGTTGAGCTGGTCGCGGGCCTTGAGGTTGTTCATCAGATCACAACCGCAGAGCCCCGCCACGAGCACAAGAGTAACCAGCAGCGTGAGGAAATGTTTGATTTTCATTTGGTCGCTCCCTTGTGGCTCACTCGAGTTCCGTCATCAACCCGATCTGCTCCACGCCGGCTCCCTTCGCGATGTCGATCGCCTTGACGATGTCGCCGTAGATCAGCCCCTTGGCGCCCTTGATGAAGATGGACTTGTCGGCGCGGGCGCTGTAGATCTGGGTCAGCCGCTGGCTCAACGAGTCGAAGGTGACCGGATCTTTGTTGATGAACATGGAGCCGTCAGTGTTGAGGCTGACGACGATGCCCAGGAACCGGTCCGCGATCTCCTGGGTGACTTCCGGCGGCAACTTCTCGGGAACCCGCACATCGAGGCCGTGTGGTGTGAACGGCGTGATAACCATGAAGATGATGAGGAGCACCAGCAGAATGTCGATGTACGGGGTCACATTGATATCCGATTTGGGGCCTCCTCCGCCCCCGACTGCCATTCCCATAGTGGCTCTCCTTTAGATTTTTTGCTTGTCGACCAGCAGGCCGATCTGCTCAAAGCCGACTTCCCGGATAAGGTCCAGCGTCTCGGTGACCTTTTCGTAGACGACACCCTGATCGCACTTGAGGAACACCCGGTCCTGCTGACGGACCTCCATCGCGGTGATCAGACCATCTTTAAGGTTGGCAGCGTCCTGCGGCACGTTGCCAAGGTAGAGCCGCATGGTCCGGTCCATGCCGACGACCAGGGCCTCGCGGTTTTCAGCTTCGGGCATCTCGATCACGTTCCGGCCCTTCGGCAGGTTGACCGTGATGCCTTTCTGCAGCAGCGGCGTCGTGATCATGAAAATGATCAGCAACACCAGCATGATGTCGGCCATCGGGGTCACGTTGATATCCGAGTTGACCCCGCTGGCTTTGTGTTTGACCTTAGAGGTTGCCACGGCTCACTGACCTGCGCTTGATGAAATAGTCAATCAACTCGGAGGAGGAGTTGTCCATCTCCACGGTGAAGGCTTCGATCCGGGTGGTGAAGTAGTTGAACAGCCACACGGCGGGGACTGCGACGAAGAGGCCGAACGCGGTGGTCACGAGGGCTTCCGAGATGCCGCCGGCGACGGCGCCGATGCCGGTGTCCTCGCCCTTGCTCATGCCGGCGAACGCGTTGATGATGCCGATGGTCGTGCCGAACAGGCCGACGAACGGGGCCGTGGCGCCGATGGTGGCCAGGGCGCCGGTGCCGCGCTTGAGCTCCTCACGGTTGATGGCGGCAGCGCGCTCCAGCGCACGTTTGGAGGCCTCGATCAGCTCGCCCGGCAGCTCGCTGGAGGCGGTGTGGGCCTGGAATTCCTTCAGACCGGCCACCACCACCTTGGCCAGGTGGGACTTGGTGTAGCGTTCGGACACCATGATCGCTTCTTCAATCTTGCCGTCCTTCAGCGCCTCGGCCACGGCCGGGGCGAATTCACGGCTCTGTTTCTTGGCGGCGCGGAACGTGAAGTAACGCTCCAGCATCACCGCGATCGACCAGACGGACATGATGGCGAGGATGAAAACCACGGCGCGCGCGGTCCAGCCCATCTTGTTCCACATGTCCATGTAATCCATGCCGCCTTCTTGAAGCAAAAATAGATACATCGTCGTACCTCCCAGTATTAGATTTGGTTATTGTGCGCCGAGCGTGAATCTGACCGTGACGGTGCCGATCACCGGGATCGGCTCGCCATTGAGCAAGGTGGGGGAGTATACCCACTGGGTCACCGCGTCAACCGCGGCCTGGGTAAGCAGGGGATGTCCGCTGATGACCTTGGTCTCGCGGACCCGGCCCGACTCATCCACCACAACCTGGAGGATCACCGTTCCCTGGACGCGCGCGGCGCGGGCCAGAGGCGGATAAACGGGTTGGACCTGATTGATCAACCGGGACGTCAACACCTGGCCGCCGACCCGGACCGGTTCCTTCTTCGGCGGGGGCGGAGGTGGCGCCACATTGGCCGTGCCGCCGACAACCGCCGGGCCGGTGCTGCCCACCACGCCGCCGACAACGCCGCCGGGCACGCCGCCGGGCACGCCGCCAGCCACACCGCTGCCGCCTGTGTTCAGGCCGAGCAGGTCGGCCAGGTCGGACTTGTCAGAAGGAGGCGGGATCTCGTTGGAGATCTCTTTCGGGGCGTAAGTTTTCGACAAGTCAATATTGACTTGCGGCCGATCCACCTTGGGGGCCTGCTTGGGCGCCTCAGACGGCGGCGGCGGAGGGGGGGGCGGCGGCGGTGGTGGCGGAGGCGCCGCCAGGAACGTCAGCAGCTCGCCCACCTGGGCGGGAAGCGCCTCGGGAAAGAGCAATGGGACCAAGACGAGCGCCAACAGGGCCACACCGTGTATGATCAAGGCCACCACCATGGTCACACCGGTCTTGGTCTTTGCCCTGTTGGTTGAAGATTCCAACAAGTTCTCAAACATCTGCGCCTCCTGGCCCCCGCAAGGGTAGTGGTCCGACGCGGGAGCTTAGATATGACATTATCAATTCAGAGACCAGCCGAGATCAAGCGAATTTATAGACCTTTTTCTCCTTGGCGGTGCCGAGGTATCGCATCCAGAGGTAGGTCAGCGGGCTGGCGACGGCGATCGAGGAGTAGGTGCCGATGATGATGCCGATCAC is a genomic window of Acidobacteriota bacterium containing:
- a CDS encoding outer membrane lipoprotein carrier protein LolA, yielding MKRMVLTGLLFLFATLSVPSAAAGDSAKLDRVLRKLNQLNKVLRTFQADIIQRKYLNIIQEYDELEKGKFYFKKETDGIYLKKEIEEPRKTILLVTPREILVFYPKKNQAVRRKIDESQARYANFGIGTSVDDLKSNFDITYLHDEVEGKMVYHVLTLYPKSPKLKSYFKSLNLWIEAGTGIPARQRIEEPNGDYTDIQFRKIEINKKVKDKTFELKMPRDVEFIS
- a CDS encoding tetratricopeptide repeat protein is translated as MKIKHFLTLLVTLVLVAGLCGCDLMNNLKARDQLNKGVKAFKNKSYEEAATNFQKAIELDPDLHIAYEYLATSYMQQYVPNLFTDRNLKTANMAIKTFEKVLEYSPDNVNAIQSIASLYNAMNEYEKSKTWYRKRIELEPNNPVPLYGIGVIDWNIVNQSTGPNGENVPNMTPEDKAKADQVIEEGITSLQKAMEIDPNYADAMSFLNLCYRKKAMLVDDQALKDDYTLKADRLAAQSLILKKKLQAEEEKKKKKIF
- a CDS encoding succinate CoA transferase codes for the protein MKNRIRHPKLSDKITTAEEAADLIQNGMNVGCSGFTPAGYPKLVPKALAERIKRTGEKTRINLFTGASVGDELDGALAEVGAIDRRMPYQSNKKLRDQINAGATRFYDQHLSHVSSEIRYGYFGPIDVAVIEAHAITEEGHLVPTTSVGISPTLCRLAKTIIVELNTTHPLELEGIHDIYVPQDQPDRQPIPIVKASNRIGRPYMVTDVDRIRHIVVSDKPDSHGSFTPCSDAEKRIAELIIDFITHEIRSGRMPRGLPWQSGVGGVANAVLQGFLNSEFQNMEFYSEVIQDSVLDLIDAGKVVFASGTSITLSAEGEKRFHQDLARYKRHILLRPQEMSNNPEIIRRLGVIAVNTALEADIYGHVNSTHVMGTHLMNGIGGSGDFERNAYLSIFVTPSVAKGGKISSIVPFVTHFDHSEHDVKVVVTEQGLADLRGKCPREVAPEIIRQCVHPDYRDELMDYYERACREVGGHEPHLIREVFQMHTRYMDTGDMRKPR
- a CDS encoding flagellar motor protein MotA, with product MGWTARAVVFILAIMSVWSIAVMLERYFTFRAAKKQSREFAPAVAEALKDGKIEEAIMVSERYTKSHLAKVVVAGLKEFQAHTASSELPGELIEASKRALERAAAINREELKRGTGALATIGATAPFVGLFGTTIGIINAFAGMSKGEDTGIGAVAGGISEALVTTAFGLFVAVPAVWLFNYFTTRIEAFTVEMDNSSSELIDYFIKRRSVSRGNL
- a CDS encoding biopolymer transporter ExbD; its protein translation is MGMAVGGGGGPKSDINVTPYIDILLVLLIIFMVITPFTPHGLDVRVPEKLPPEVTQEIADRFLGIVVSLNTDGSMFINKDPVTFDSLSQRLTQIYSARADKSIFIKGAKGLIYGDIVKAIDIAKGAGVEQIGLMTELE
- a CDS encoding ABC transporter permease, with product MGLIIANVKKRPTRTIVSILAVSLGVVMILLFVGLTQGMLKDSAYRTQNIKADLLFQPPGSSLLLALNNATMPIRIKDKLLEVDGIRHVSPMLHQFSKQSFSLIFGIDPHSFNQVSGDGIIVLQGRLFQAPFECIVDDVYQQSHHTKLGDTLNILNHTFTIVGIFKAGIAARILVPLETLQDLNDSKEKVSIFYIKCDSDSRIEPVYQHLLRVDPFKGYNVTRASDIYKVMASNLPGLKEFTAAIIVSAVLISFLVILLTMYTTITERTREIGILKSLGASKGYIVNLILKESMLLTVVGVGVGLVLTFLATRVLHVLYPSLPFEIRLEWIIYVALIALASGIFGSTYPAYRAARQDPVEALMYE
- a CDS encoding DNA translocase FtsK, coding for MNRSQQKKFRELLGFLLLFLVFLFGLALVSYSPEDASLNVSTTLSQSRNFIGRTGAWISDFCCHLFGYGAVLLALPVVFLAVRMIRSREMAGLFVQWLGTVVLMAAVCGLLDLLFSTPVGLANFTPGGILGGTLKHFLVYYLNTGGAALLLGACLLAGLLLLTPRTLGELFGRIGGLFRRQSAAGPEQPDEADSDASAPKAETKSFSPAETEPVQRRGAPEPETVAGDARTEEAATAGGDARAAAAKPGFRIPITPLEFTEEAGPEPDVHTSNRRQIGRFRLPPFSLLERADSVAKISETELMEKAQQIIRKYQEFGIEGAIDAIHPGPVVTLFEFKPAPGVKYSKMISLVDDLCLGLRAESIRIDRIPGKSTVGIEVPNSQRQTIHIREVIESKEVQNSRSRLTLALGKRINGDVFVTDLMKMPHLLVAGATGSGKSVGLNTMITSILYRATPDEVRFIFIDPKRLELGAYADIPHLLTPIVTDAKLAANTLLWAVHEMEERYKLLAKYSVREIDGFNRLCLENEDLDPLPMIVIVIDALAELLSVASKEVELCLQRLAQMARAVGIHLIIATQRPSVEVVTGVIKANFPSRISFRLLSRHDSKTILDTIGAEHLLGKGDMLFLPPNSAKLIRVHGAFVSEEETKKLVDFLKGQGEPSYTELLTPEADSAEDSDNGNGLGDDPLFDEVARFVVKNRKASTSVLQRRFRIGYGRAARLMDILEEEGIIGQSIGSRPRDVLVPPDYFDSVSETQNPEA
- a CDS encoding ABC transporter ATP-binding protein codes for the protein MQDIVTIRKLTKIYRIGKVDVPALRGVDLQIRRGEFIAIMGPSGCGKSTLLHIMGGLLCPTSGDVLIEDRNLADCSDRERTEIRRAKIGFVFQRFNLFSTISARENLQLARQIRGNGTFDTHTVEEILGILGLQDKMDHKPLELSGGEQQRVALARALINRPALILADEPTGNLDTVNSQIVLTMLRDLNLRFNQTVVMITHNSEAASYAHRIVEMRDGQILRQPRSELLVEHEDIFSR
- a CDS encoding PDZ domain-containing protein; this encodes MKRLIVLTAVALITVAAVPVFAGPPDDGDRQVYVHVSGDASRAFLGVNLRDLNAKELDEWKEPDDLGAYVVKVTADSPAAKAGLAEGDIIMRYAGIPVLGVTHLTGLVRATPPGKTVSIEIARGGKRQTLQATLGKRDGDYFVGVPGESLFTIPEMPKRIPDEFKDYNRTLRQYFVTRRPRLGIFYDDLTDQLAKFFGVPEGKGVLITSVAEDSPAAKAGLAAGDVIVAIGDSKVTDSSDLMRALSGEEDDGTLAVKIYRKGKAMDVRVTLDDDKPELPKARKLSV